A genomic segment from Ptychodera flava strain L36383 chromosome 23 unlocalized genomic scaffold, AS_Pfla_20210202 Scaffold_23__1_contigs__length_28996876_pilon, whole genome shotgun sequence encodes:
- the LOC139123504 gene encoding acidic leucine-rich nuclear phosphoprotein 32 family member B-like isoform X4, whose protein sequence is MINVGLTSLRGFPKLPNLRKLELSDNRISTGLNPLLGSPKLTHLNLSGNKIKDLDTLEPLQKFSNLKSLDLFNCEVTNADTYREKVFALVPNLKYLDGYDRNDREADDSDASGDDDEDDEGEESGSGNEDEDEEDAGESDAVVEGDSDDDSEDFGEEEDEEVDVNEVGGEEDSDDDEDEDDEEDSDESGSEDEEEEEEDFNPDGEVSGDAEEESEEEDEEDETTRGQKRKRDPDDEGGSEEDD, encoded by the exons ATGATTAATGTTGGCCTTACAAGCTTAAGAGGGTTTCCAAAATTACCAAATCTTAGGAAG CTTGAACTTAGTGACAACAGAATTTCAACCGGTTTGAATCCACTTTTAGGTAGTCCTAAACTAACACATCTAAATTTGAGCGGCAACAAAATAAAAGACCTGGACACGCTTGAACCGTTG CAAAAATTCTCAAATTTAAAGAGTTTGGATTTATTTAATTGTGAAGTGACCAACGCCGACACATACAGAGAAAAAGTTTTTGCACTGGTTCCGAATTTGAAGTACTTGGACGGCTACGACAGAAACGACAGAGAAGCTGACGATTCAGATGCGAGTGGCGATGATGACGAGGACGATGAAG GTGAAGAAAGCGGTTCAGGAAACGAAGATGAAGACGAGGAGGATGCAGGTGAAAGTGATGCGGTCGTCGAGGGCGATTCTGACGACGATTCAGAGGACTTCGGCGAGGAGGAAGATGAAGAGGTTGACGTGAATGAAGTGGGTGGGGAGGAGGACAGTGacgatgatgaagatgaagatgacGAGGAAGACAGCGATGAGAGTGGGTCAGAG gatgaggaggaggaagaggaagaTTTTAATCCAGATGGTGAGGTGTCTGGAGATGCAGAGGAGGAATCAG aagaagaagatgaagaaGATGAAACGACACGAGGCCAAAAGAGGAAACGAGATCCAGACGACGAGGGGGGCAGTGAAGAAGACGATTGA
- the LOC139123504 gene encoding acidic leucine-rich nuclear phosphoprotein 32 family member A-like isoform X2 — MDKRIELEKRGRAPNQIRDLNLDNCRSTGIIEGLTDDFINLETLSMINVGLTSLRGFPKLPNLRKLELSDNRISTGLNPLLGSPKLTHLNLSGNKIKDLDTLEPLQKFSNLKSLDLFNCEVTNADTYREKVFALVPNLKYLDGYDRNDREADDSDASGDDDEDDEGEESGSGNEDEDEEDAGESDAVVEGDSDDDSEDFGEEEDEEVDVNEVGGEEDSDDDEDEDDEEDSDESGSEDEEEEEEDFNPDGEVSGDAEEESEEEDEEDETTRGQKRKRDPDDEGGSEEDD, encoded by the exons ATGGACAAACGTATTGAGCTGGAGAAACGTGGCAGGGCGCCTAACCAG atACGTGATCTGAATCTGGACAATTGTCGGAGTACAGGGATTATCGAGGGTCTTACAGATGATTTCATTAACCTAGAAACGCTTAGTATGATTAATGTTGGCCTTACAAGCTTAAGAGGGTTTCCAAAATTACCAAATCTTAGGAAG CTTGAACTTAGTGACAACAGAATTTCAACCGGTTTGAATCCACTTTTAGGTAGTCCTAAACTAACACATCTAAATTTGAGCGGCAACAAAATAAAAGACCTGGACACGCTTGAACCGTTG CAAAAATTCTCAAATTTAAAGAGTTTGGATTTATTTAATTGTGAAGTGACCAACGCCGACACATACAGAGAAAAAGTTTTTGCACTGGTTCCGAATTTGAAGTACTTGGACGGCTACGACAGAAACGACAGAGAAGCTGACGATTCAGATGCGAGTGGCGATGATGACGAGGACGATGAAG GTGAAGAAAGCGGTTCAGGAAACGAAGATGAAGACGAGGAGGATGCAGGTGAAAGTGATGCGGTCGTCGAGGGCGATTCTGACGACGATTCAGAGGACTTCGGCGAGGAGGAAGATGAAGAGGTTGACGTGAATGAAGTGGGTGGGGAGGAGGACAGTGacgatgatgaagatgaagatgacGAGGAAGACAGCGATGAGAGTGGGTCAGAG gatgaggaggaggaagaggaagaTTTTAATCCAGATGGTGAGGTGTCTGGAGATGCAGAGGAGGAATCAG aagaagaagatgaagaaGATGAAACGACACGAGGCCAAAAGAGGAAACGAGATCCAGACGACGAGGGGGGCAGTGAAGAAGACGATTGA
- the LOC139123504 gene encoding acidic leucine-rich nuclear phosphoprotein 32 family member B-like isoform X3, whose translation MINVGLTSLRGFPKLPNLRKLELSDNRISTGLNPLLGSPKLTHLNLSGNKIKDLDTLEPLQKFSNLKSLDLFNCEVTNADTYREKVFALVPNLKYLDGYDRNDREADDSDASGDDDEDDEGEESGSGNEDEDEEDAGESDAVVEGDSDDDSEDFGEEEDEEVDVNEVGGEEDSDDDEDEDDEEDSDESGSEVGLEYLTKDLPDEEEEEEDFNPDGEVSGDAEEESEEEDEEDETTRGQKRKRDPDDEGGSEEDD comes from the exons ATGATTAATGTTGGCCTTACAAGCTTAAGAGGGTTTCCAAAATTACCAAATCTTAGGAAG CTTGAACTTAGTGACAACAGAATTTCAACCGGTTTGAATCCACTTTTAGGTAGTCCTAAACTAACACATCTAAATTTGAGCGGCAACAAAATAAAAGACCTGGACACGCTTGAACCGTTG CAAAAATTCTCAAATTTAAAGAGTTTGGATTTATTTAATTGTGAAGTGACCAACGCCGACACATACAGAGAAAAAGTTTTTGCACTGGTTCCGAATTTGAAGTACTTGGACGGCTACGACAGAAACGACAGAGAAGCTGACGATTCAGATGCGAGTGGCGATGATGACGAGGACGATGAAG GTGAAGAAAGCGGTTCAGGAAACGAAGATGAAGACGAGGAGGATGCAGGTGAAAGTGATGCGGTCGTCGAGGGCGATTCTGACGACGATTCAGAGGACTTCGGCGAGGAGGAAGATGAAGAGGTTGACGTGAATGAAGTGGGTGGGGAGGAGGACAGTGacgatgatgaagatgaagatgacGAGGAAGACAGCGATGAGAGTGGGTCAGAGGTAGGATTGGAGTACCTGACAAAAGATCTTCCG gatgaggaggaggaagaggaagaTTTTAATCCAGATGGTGAGGTGTCTGGAGATGCAGAGGAGGAATCAG aagaagaagatgaagaaGATGAAACGACACGAGGCCAAAAGAGGAAACGAGATCCAGACGACGAGGGGGGCAGTGAAGAAGACGATTGA
- the LOC139123517 gene encoding coronin-1C-A-like isoform X2, whose protein sequence is MPFFRGVRTSKYRHVYGNPARKEKCYENVKITRNAHDSNFCAVNPKFIAVVTETAGGGSFLVLPIQKTGRIEVNMPKVTGHRGTVLDIKWDPFDDNVIASCSDDATIKLWYIPDGGLTENMNQYLVNLRGHQRRIGFIEWHPTASNILASAGYDYKAIVWNVEKGEAITYITCHTDTIYSLSFNDDGSLLATTCKDKKIRVLDPRTGELVEQAPGHQGSKSSKVVFIGNMNKLATTGFSRMCERQFAVWNLNDMSKPERMETIDAGSGTLLPYYDRDNRIMFLAGKGDGNIRYYEIVTDGTGFHYLSEYRSSSPQRGLGSLPKRGLDVTRCEIMRFYKLHSVAGMVEPVAMIVPRKSDMFQDDIYPDTVAPIPALTADEWISGINRDPIMMPMKEDHEVYTPPSAADFRPGSMKNGIIENTGNEKMMESFQPTVDAGYYKRAGSKEKKEEHIVKSPPQETIADAGFFRRTKSPEEQTQRAESDFQPKRQEQQLDLNFQAQDRADQGTFFSPRSEGTSSDTSSPPEGRMRFKTRQRPPEEQQEVVKMPPAEGKVFRGNRRFQDRSPGQFDRSPELEVKEFSEVTEIVKTEQVPQYVAQEEYERPSPERGRRGQWRHTQPVTINELTNVENRTQKQPSPERYQQRPQRDFSPDEYTQNVFNANDDQTDKLKSVHERRRSFEPAKTRESRTQDFKRRTQSDDLETRNRSEQQLSSEGRKVQVFEGATRQLVIISPSESVPEEVEAPSPSSPPALKSEPSPSEENETGYGGPGSYVSRTRTTLISKFGGTVSQNQPAEHSSIRKTESDLTNIDQLRKAYLRQQDEIRRLKAEVASRDMRIRNLERELDELRQ, encoded by the exons ACTGGTCGTATAGAGGTCAATATGCCAAAGGTCACAGGTCACCGTGGCACTGTATTGGATATCAAGTGGGATCCGTTCGATGATAATGTTATTGCCTCATGCTCTGATGATGCAACG ATCAAGCTATGGTATATTCCAGATGGCGGCTTGACAGAGAATATGAACCAGTATCTGGTTAACCTAAGAGGACATCAACGCAGAATTGGATTTATCGAATGGCATCCGACCGCTAGTAATATCCTAGCTAGTGCTGGTTATGATTACAAG GCCATTGTTTGGAATGTTGAAAAGGGAGAGGCCATCACTTACATCACTTGTCATACGGATACCATTTACAGCTTGTCATTCAACGATGATGGCAGTCTCCTAGCAACCACGTGTAAAGACAAGAAAATCAGAGTTTTAGATCCAAGAACTGGAGAACTTGTCGAG CAAGCACCAGGACACCAGGGTAGCAAATCTTCAAAAGTTGTGTTCATAGGAAACATGAACAAGTTGGCAACTACTggattttcaagaatgtgtgaAAGGCAGTTTGCTGTATGGAATCTG AATGACATGTCCAAACCAGAGAGAATGGAGACAATAGATGCTGGCTCTGGTACTCTCCTACCATACTATGACCGGGACAACCGTATCATGTTCTTGGCAGGCAAG GGTGATGGTAATATTCGTTACTATGAGATCGTCACTGACGGCACAGGCTTTCACTATCTGTCAGAATACCGCTCTTCATCACCCCAGAGAGGACTTGGCTCATTGCCAAAGCGAGGCCTCGATGTCACTCGCTGCGAAATCATGCGGTTTTATAAGTTGCATTCAGTTGCCGGGATGGTAGAACCGGTTGCCATGATTGTACCAAGGAAG TCTGACATGTTCCAAGATGACATATATCCAGACACTGTTGCACCGATACCGGCACTGACTGCCGATGAATGGATATCCGGAATCAACCGCGATCCAATCATGATGCCGATGAAAGAAGACCACGAGGTCTACACACCGCCCTCTGCAGCTGATTTCAGGCCAGGGTCCATGAAGAATGGGATCATTGAGAACACTGGCAATGAAAAGATGATGGAAAGTTTCCAGCCCACGGTAGATGCTGGATACTACAAACGTGCTGGATCCAAGGAAAAGAAGGAGGAGCATATTGTCAAATCTCCACCGCAGGAAACGATAGCCGATGCGGGATTCTTCCGCCGCACCAAATCTCCGGAAGAGCAAACTCAGAGGGCCGAATCAGATTTCCAACCAAAGCGACAAGAGCAACAACTAgatttgaattttcaagcgCAGGACAGGGCTGACCAAGGAACATTCTTTTCACCACGATCTGAGGGCACAAGCTCTGACACAAGCTCACCACCAGAGGGCAGGATGCGATTCAAGACGCGGCAGCGTCCACCTGAGGAGCAGCAGGAAGTGGTGAAAATGCCACCCGCTGAAGGAAAGGTATTCCGTGGCAATCGACGATTCCAGGACAGGTCTCCCGGACAGTTCGACAGAAGTCCTGAACTTGAAGTCAAAGAATTTTCTGAAGTGACAGAAATCGTCAAAACAGAACAAGTGCCACAGTATGTCGCACAAGAGGAATACGAAAGGCCTTCACCAGAAAGAGGTCGAAGAGGGCAATGGCGTCACACGCAACCTGTTACGATCAATGAACTTACTAATGtggaaaacagaacacaaaaacaACCATCACCCGAACGGTatcaacagcgccctcaacgtgATTTCTCTCCAGACGagtatacacaaaatgtatttaaTGCAAATGACGATCAGACAGATAAACTGAAAAGTGTGCATGAACGGCGTAGGTCTTTTGAGCCAGCAAAAACGCGAGAGTCGCGAACTCAAGATTTTAAGAGACGCACGCAGAGCGATGATTTGGAAACAAGAAATAGAAGTGAACAGCAACTTTCCAGTGAGGGGCGTAAGGTTCAGGTGTTTGAAGGTGCTACACGGCAGTTGGTGATCATCAGCCCAAGCGAATCAGTCCCAGAAGAGGTGGAGGCACCCTCACCTTCCTCCCCACCAGCCCTCAAATCAGAACCATCGCCATCGGAGGAGAATGAAACAGGATATGGTGGCCCAGGGTCGTACGTCTCACGCACTAGAACAACTCTCATCTCCAAGTTTGGCGGAACGGTCAGTCAGAACCAGCCTGCCGAGCATTCGTCCATCAGAAAGACTGAATCTGATTTGACAAATATTGATCAG CTTCGCAAGGCCTATCTACGCCAACAAGATGAAATCCGTAGACTCAAAGCGGAGGTCGCAAGCCGTGACATGAGAATACGTAATTTGGAGAGAGAACTAGACGAGCTGAGACAATGA
- the LOC139123517 gene encoding coronin-1C-A-like isoform X1 — protein MAEQEDSEEMPFFRGVRTSKYRHVYGNPARKEKCYENVKITRNAHDSNFCAVNPKFIAVVTETAGGGSFLVLPIQKTGRIEVNMPKVTGHRGTVLDIKWDPFDDNVIASCSDDATIKLWYIPDGGLTENMNQYLVNLRGHQRRIGFIEWHPTASNILASAGYDYKAIVWNVEKGEAITYITCHTDTIYSLSFNDDGSLLATTCKDKKIRVLDPRTGELVEQAPGHQGSKSSKVVFIGNMNKLATTGFSRMCERQFAVWNLNDMSKPERMETIDAGSGTLLPYYDRDNRIMFLAGKGDGNIRYYEIVTDGTGFHYLSEYRSSSPQRGLGSLPKRGLDVTRCEIMRFYKLHSVAGMVEPVAMIVPRKSDMFQDDIYPDTVAPIPALTADEWISGINRDPIMMPMKEDHEVYTPPSAADFRPGSMKNGIIENTGNEKMMESFQPTVDAGYYKRAGSKEKKEEHIVKSPPQETIADAGFFRRTKSPEEQTQRAESDFQPKRQEQQLDLNFQAQDRADQGTFFSPRSEGTSSDTSSPPEGRMRFKTRQRPPEEQQEVVKMPPAEGKVFRGNRRFQDRSPGQFDRSPELEVKEFSEVTEIVKTEQVPQYVAQEEYERPSPERGRRGQWRHTQPVTINELTNVENRTQKQPSPERYQQRPQRDFSPDEYTQNVFNANDDQTDKLKSVHERRRSFEPAKTRESRTQDFKRRTQSDDLETRNRSEQQLSSEGRKVQVFEGATRQLVIISPSESVPEEVEAPSPSSPPALKSEPSPSEENETGYGGPGSYVSRTRTTLISKFGGTVSQNQPAEHSSIRKTESDLTNIDQLRKAYLRQQDEIRRLKAEVASRDMRIRNLERELDELRQ, from the exons ACTGGTCGTATAGAGGTCAATATGCCAAAGGTCACAGGTCACCGTGGCACTGTATTGGATATCAAGTGGGATCCGTTCGATGATAATGTTATTGCCTCATGCTCTGATGATGCAACG ATCAAGCTATGGTATATTCCAGATGGCGGCTTGACAGAGAATATGAACCAGTATCTGGTTAACCTAAGAGGACATCAACGCAGAATTGGATTTATCGAATGGCATCCGACCGCTAGTAATATCCTAGCTAGTGCTGGTTATGATTACAAG GCCATTGTTTGGAATGTTGAAAAGGGAGAGGCCATCACTTACATCACTTGTCATACGGATACCATTTACAGCTTGTCATTCAACGATGATGGCAGTCTCCTAGCAACCACGTGTAAAGACAAGAAAATCAGAGTTTTAGATCCAAGAACTGGAGAACTTGTCGAG CAAGCACCAGGACACCAGGGTAGCAAATCTTCAAAAGTTGTGTTCATAGGAAACATGAACAAGTTGGCAACTACTggattttcaagaatgtgtgaAAGGCAGTTTGCTGTATGGAATCTG AATGACATGTCCAAACCAGAGAGAATGGAGACAATAGATGCTGGCTCTGGTACTCTCCTACCATACTATGACCGGGACAACCGTATCATGTTCTTGGCAGGCAAG GGTGATGGTAATATTCGTTACTATGAGATCGTCACTGACGGCACAGGCTTTCACTATCTGTCAGAATACCGCTCTTCATCACCCCAGAGAGGACTTGGCTCATTGCCAAAGCGAGGCCTCGATGTCACTCGCTGCGAAATCATGCGGTTTTATAAGTTGCATTCAGTTGCCGGGATGGTAGAACCGGTTGCCATGATTGTACCAAGGAAG TCTGACATGTTCCAAGATGACATATATCCAGACACTGTTGCACCGATACCGGCACTGACTGCCGATGAATGGATATCCGGAATCAACCGCGATCCAATCATGATGCCGATGAAAGAAGACCACGAGGTCTACACACCGCCCTCTGCAGCTGATTTCAGGCCAGGGTCCATGAAGAATGGGATCATTGAGAACACTGGCAATGAAAAGATGATGGAAAGTTTCCAGCCCACGGTAGATGCTGGATACTACAAACGTGCTGGATCCAAGGAAAAGAAGGAGGAGCATATTGTCAAATCTCCACCGCAGGAAACGATAGCCGATGCGGGATTCTTCCGCCGCACCAAATCTCCGGAAGAGCAAACTCAGAGGGCCGAATCAGATTTCCAACCAAAGCGACAAGAGCAACAACTAgatttgaattttcaagcgCAGGACAGGGCTGACCAAGGAACATTCTTTTCACCACGATCTGAGGGCACAAGCTCTGACACAAGCTCACCACCAGAGGGCAGGATGCGATTCAAGACGCGGCAGCGTCCACCTGAGGAGCAGCAGGAAGTGGTGAAAATGCCACCCGCTGAAGGAAAGGTATTCCGTGGCAATCGACGATTCCAGGACAGGTCTCCCGGACAGTTCGACAGAAGTCCTGAACTTGAAGTCAAAGAATTTTCTGAAGTGACAGAAATCGTCAAAACAGAACAAGTGCCACAGTATGTCGCACAAGAGGAATACGAAAGGCCTTCACCAGAAAGAGGTCGAAGAGGGCAATGGCGTCACACGCAACCTGTTACGATCAATGAACTTACTAATGtggaaaacagaacacaaaaacaACCATCACCCGAACGGTatcaacagcgccctcaacgtgATTTCTCTCCAGACGagtatacacaaaatgtatttaaTGCAAATGACGATCAGACAGATAAACTGAAAAGTGTGCATGAACGGCGTAGGTCTTTTGAGCCAGCAAAAACGCGAGAGTCGCGAACTCAAGATTTTAAGAGACGCACGCAGAGCGATGATTTGGAAACAAGAAATAGAAGTGAACAGCAACTTTCCAGTGAGGGGCGTAAGGTTCAGGTGTTTGAAGGTGCTACACGGCAGTTGGTGATCATCAGCCCAAGCGAATCAGTCCCAGAAGAGGTGGAGGCACCCTCACCTTCCTCCCCACCAGCCCTCAAATCAGAACCATCGCCATCGGAGGAGAATGAAACAGGATATGGTGGCCCAGGGTCGTACGTCTCACGCACTAGAACAACTCTCATCTCCAAGTTTGGCGGAACGGTCAGTCAGAACCAGCCTGCCGAGCATTCGTCCATCAGAAAGACTGAATCTGATTTGACAAATATTGATCAG CTTCGCAAGGCCTATCTACGCCAACAAGATGAAATCCGTAGACTCAAAGCGGAGGTCGCAAGCCGTGACATGAGAATACGTAATTTGGAGAGAGAACTAGACGAGCTGAGACAATGA
- the LOC139123517 gene encoding uncharacterized protein isoform X3: MIPLNVNACYAWYFCWLSSTCYDYKAIVWNVEKGEAITYITCHTDTIYSLSFNDDGSLLATTCKDKKIRVLDPRTGELVEQAPGHQGSKSSKVVFIGNMNKLATTGFSRMCERQFAVWNLNDMSKPERMETIDAGSGTLLPYYDRDNRIMFLAGKGDGNIRYYEIVTDGTGFHYLSEYRSSSPQRGLGSLPKRGLDVTRCEIMRFYKLHSVAGMVEPVAMIVPRKSDMFQDDIYPDTVAPIPALTADEWISGINRDPIMMPMKEDHEVYTPPSAADFRPGSMKNGIIENTGNEKMMESFQPTVDAGYYKRAGSKEKKEEHIVKSPPQETIADAGFFRRTKSPEEQTQRAESDFQPKRQEQQLDLNFQAQDRADQGTFFSPRSEGTSSDTSSPPEGRMRFKTRQRPPEEQQEVVKMPPAEGKVFRGNRRFQDRSPGQFDRSPELEVKEFSEVTEIVKTEQVPQYVAQEEYERPSPERGRRGQWRHTQPVTINELTNVENRTQKQPSPERYQQRPQRDFSPDEYTQNVFNANDDQTDKLKSVHERRRSFEPAKTRESRTQDFKRRTQSDDLETRNRSEQQLSSEGRKVQVFEGATRQLVIISPSESVPEEVEAPSPSSPPALKSEPSPSEENETGYGGPGSYVSRTRTTLISKFGGTVSQNQPAEHSSIRKTESDLTNIDQLRKAYLRQQDEIRRLKAEVASRDMRIRNLERELDELRQ, translated from the exons ATGATTCCACTTAATGTCAACGCTTGTTATGCTTGGTACTTTTGTTGGTTATCTAGCACTTGTTATGATTACAAG GCCATTGTTTGGAATGTTGAAAAGGGAGAGGCCATCACTTACATCACTTGTCATACGGATACCATTTACAGCTTGTCATTCAACGATGATGGCAGTCTCCTAGCAACCACGTGTAAAGACAAGAAAATCAGAGTTTTAGATCCAAGAACTGGAGAACTTGTCGAG CAAGCACCAGGACACCAGGGTAGCAAATCTTCAAAAGTTGTGTTCATAGGAAACATGAACAAGTTGGCAACTACTggattttcaagaatgtgtgaAAGGCAGTTTGCTGTATGGAATCTG AATGACATGTCCAAACCAGAGAGAATGGAGACAATAGATGCTGGCTCTGGTACTCTCCTACCATACTATGACCGGGACAACCGTATCATGTTCTTGGCAGGCAAG GGTGATGGTAATATTCGTTACTATGAGATCGTCACTGACGGCACAGGCTTTCACTATCTGTCAGAATACCGCTCTTCATCACCCCAGAGAGGACTTGGCTCATTGCCAAAGCGAGGCCTCGATGTCACTCGCTGCGAAATCATGCGGTTTTATAAGTTGCATTCAGTTGCCGGGATGGTAGAACCGGTTGCCATGATTGTACCAAGGAAG TCTGACATGTTCCAAGATGACATATATCCAGACACTGTTGCACCGATACCGGCACTGACTGCCGATGAATGGATATCCGGAATCAACCGCGATCCAATCATGATGCCGATGAAAGAAGACCACGAGGTCTACACACCGCCCTCTGCAGCTGATTTCAGGCCAGGGTCCATGAAGAATGGGATCATTGAGAACACTGGCAATGAAAAGATGATGGAAAGTTTCCAGCCCACGGTAGATGCTGGATACTACAAACGTGCTGGATCCAAGGAAAAGAAGGAGGAGCATATTGTCAAATCTCCACCGCAGGAAACGATAGCCGATGCGGGATTCTTCCGCCGCACCAAATCTCCGGAAGAGCAAACTCAGAGGGCCGAATCAGATTTCCAACCAAAGCGACAAGAGCAACAACTAgatttgaattttcaagcgCAGGACAGGGCTGACCAAGGAACATTCTTTTCACCACGATCTGAGGGCACAAGCTCTGACACAAGCTCACCACCAGAGGGCAGGATGCGATTCAAGACGCGGCAGCGTCCACCTGAGGAGCAGCAGGAAGTGGTGAAAATGCCACCCGCTGAAGGAAAGGTATTCCGTGGCAATCGACGATTCCAGGACAGGTCTCCCGGACAGTTCGACAGAAGTCCTGAACTTGAAGTCAAAGAATTTTCTGAAGTGACAGAAATCGTCAAAACAGAACAAGTGCCACAGTATGTCGCACAAGAGGAATACGAAAGGCCTTCACCAGAAAGAGGTCGAAGAGGGCAATGGCGTCACACGCAACCTGTTACGATCAATGAACTTACTAATGtggaaaacagaacacaaaaacaACCATCACCCGAACGGTatcaacagcgccctcaacgtgATTTCTCTCCAGACGagtatacacaaaatgtatttaaTGCAAATGACGATCAGACAGATAAACTGAAAAGTGTGCATGAACGGCGTAGGTCTTTTGAGCCAGCAAAAACGCGAGAGTCGCGAACTCAAGATTTTAAGAGACGCACGCAGAGCGATGATTTGGAAACAAGAAATAGAAGTGAACAGCAACTTTCCAGTGAGGGGCGTAAGGTTCAGGTGTTTGAAGGTGCTACACGGCAGTTGGTGATCATCAGCCCAAGCGAATCAGTCCCAGAAGAGGTGGAGGCACCCTCACCTTCCTCCCCACCAGCCCTCAAATCAGAACCATCGCCATCGGAGGAGAATGAAACAGGATATGGTGGCCCAGGGTCGTACGTCTCACGCACTAGAACAACTCTCATCTCCAAGTTTGGCGGAACGGTCAGTCAGAACCAGCCTGCCGAGCATTCGTCCATCAGAAAGACTGAATCTGATTTGACAAATATTGATCAG CTTCGCAAGGCCTATCTACGCCAACAAGATGAAATCCGTAGACTCAAAGCGGAGGTCGCAAGCCGTGACATGAGAATACGTAATTTGGAGAGAGAACTAGACGAGCTGAGACAATGA
- the LOC139123504 gene encoding acidic leucine-rich nuclear phosphoprotein 32 family member A-like isoform X1 — protein sequence MDKRIELEKRGRAPNQIRDLNLDNCRSTGIIEGLTDDFINLETLSMINVGLTSLRGFPKLPNLRKLELSDNRISTGLNPLLGSPKLTHLNLSGNKIKDLDTLEPLQKFSNLKSLDLFNCEVTNADTYREKVFALVPNLKYLDGYDRNDREADDSDASGDDDEDDEGEESGSGNEDEDEEDAGESDAVVEGDSDDDSEDFGEEEDEEVDVNEVGGEEDSDDDEDEDDEEDSDESGSEVGLEYLTKDLPDEEEEEEDFNPDGEVSGDAEEESEEEDEEDETTRGQKRKRDPDDEGGSEEDD from the exons ATGGACAAACGTATTGAGCTGGAGAAACGTGGCAGGGCGCCTAACCAG atACGTGATCTGAATCTGGACAATTGTCGGAGTACAGGGATTATCGAGGGTCTTACAGATGATTTCATTAACCTAGAAACGCTTAGTATGATTAATGTTGGCCTTACAAGCTTAAGAGGGTTTCCAAAATTACCAAATCTTAGGAAG CTTGAACTTAGTGACAACAGAATTTCAACCGGTTTGAATCCACTTTTAGGTAGTCCTAAACTAACACATCTAAATTTGAGCGGCAACAAAATAAAAGACCTGGACACGCTTGAACCGTTG CAAAAATTCTCAAATTTAAAGAGTTTGGATTTATTTAATTGTGAAGTGACCAACGCCGACACATACAGAGAAAAAGTTTTTGCACTGGTTCCGAATTTGAAGTACTTGGACGGCTACGACAGAAACGACAGAGAAGCTGACGATTCAGATGCGAGTGGCGATGATGACGAGGACGATGAAG GTGAAGAAAGCGGTTCAGGAAACGAAGATGAAGACGAGGAGGATGCAGGTGAAAGTGATGCGGTCGTCGAGGGCGATTCTGACGACGATTCAGAGGACTTCGGCGAGGAGGAAGATGAAGAGGTTGACGTGAATGAAGTGGGTGGGGAGGAGGACAGTGacgatgatgaagatgaagatgacGAGGAAGACAGCGATGAGAGTGGGTCAGAGGTAGGATTGGAGTACCTGACAAAAGATCTTCCG gatgaggaggaggaagaggaagaTTTTAATCCAGATGGTGAGGTGTCTGGAGATGCAGAGGAGGAATCAG aagaagaagatgaagaaGATGAAACGACACGAGGCCAAAAGAGGAAACGAGATCCAGACGACGAGGGGGGCAGTGAAGAAGACGATTGA